The Sphingomonas sp. LY54 genome includes a region encoding these proteins:
- a CDS encoding 2-keto-4-pentenoate hydratase, with translation MTDEAAAIAERFLAARRSASGLADYPGTLPETPDASYTIQDAAIAAWDKPVIGWKVGRILPPLSDRFGADRFVGPIFASATASAPGDRSAMPIFAEGAAAVEAEFLLRIGTEPPAGQTRFTLEESADLIDRVHVGIEIASSPLRVLNALGPVAVISDFGNNNGLVIGPAIEDWRTSGFEAWTVATRVDGVEVGSGQATAFPDGAIGAARFLFELMARRGIALRPGQWISSGAVSGVHDVTPGQTVDVRFGDRHEVGCLVTAARPE, from the coding sequence GTGACGGACGAAGCGGCTGCGATCGCCGAGCGCTTTCTTGCGGCGCGGCGCAGCGCCAGCGGACTCGCCGACTATCCCGGCACGCTCCCGGAGACGCCCGACGCCAGCTATACCATCCAGGACGCGGCGATTGCGGCCTGGGACAAGCCGGTCATCGGCTGGAAGGTCGGCCGCATCCTGCCGCCGCTCTCCGACCGTTTCGGGGCGGACCGCTTCGTCGGCCCGATTTTCGCGAGCGCGACGGCTTCGGCGCCCGGCGACCGGTCGGCCATGCCGATCTTCGCCGAGGGCGCCGCCGCGGTCGAGGCGGAGTTCCTGCTCCGCATCGGCACCGAGCCGCCGGCCGGCCAGACCCGCTTCACGCTCGAGGAAAGCGCGGACCTGATCGATCGCGTCCATGTCGGCATCGAGATCGCCAGTTCGCCGCTCCGGGTGCTGAACGCCCTCGGTCCAGTCGCGGTCATCTCCGACTTCGGCAACAATAACGGGCTCGTGATTGGCCCCGCGATCGAGGATTGGCGGACGAGCGGCTTCGAGGCGTGGACCGTCGCGACCCGCGTCGACGGCGTCGAAGTGGGCAGCGGCCAGGCCACCGCCTTTCCCGACGGCGCGATCGGAGCGGCGCGGTTCCTGTTCGAGCTGATGGCGCGCCGCGGCATCGCGCTGCGCCCCGGCCAGTGGATTTCCTCCGGCGCGGTCAGCGGCGTGCACGATGTGACGCCCGGCCAGACGGTCGACGTGCGCTTCGGCGACCGCCACGAAGTGGGCTGTTTGGTCACGGCGGCGCGGCCGGAGTGA
- the cysN gene encoding sulfate adenylyltransferase subunit CysN gives MATAFRNPSAAEVARAELDAYLDTTSRKSLLRFITCGSVDDGKSTLIGRLLYDCKLLFEDQLAALASDSRKSGTQGEALDLALLVDGLAAEREQGITIDVAYRFFATDKRKFIVADTPGHEQYTRNMVTGASTADLAIILVDARKGILTQTRRHSYLAHLLGIRSLVLAVNKMDLVGYDEAVFDAIVEEYRTFAREVGIEDFQAIPLSGLTGDNVTSGSEAMAWYDGPTLIAHLETVPVAARAAAAAPFRMAVQWVNRPNQNFRGYAGQIASGRIRPGDEIAVLPAGRRSRVERIVTFDGDLPEARAGQSVTLTFTDEVDCSRGDVIAAAGGAPETASRIEATLVWMADEAMVPHRSYWLKIGAQTLSASIGGIGPIVDVNTMEQRRGLSLGLNDIGEVTIDLDRSIPALRYADDRVLGGFILIDKVSRSTVAAGLVQGFPQGASRPAGALEEPDGAIVWITDSSPAARAAAARRFADRLKALGRPAIILDEEALSGLGAASADEMLRHGREVARLMSRAGVHALLTLDATPEQSRPGRRVAAGSDGDEGDDQWVI, from the coding sequence ATGGCCACCGCTTTCCGGAACCCGAGCGCGGCCGAGGTCGCGCGGGCCGAGCTCGACGCCTATCTCGACACGACCAGCCGGAAGTCGCTGCTCCGCTTCATCACCTGCGGATCGGTCGACGACGGCAAGTCGACCCTGATCGGGCGGCTGCTCTACGATTGCAAATTGCTGTTCGAGGACCAACTGGCCGCGCTCGCCAGCGACAGCAGGAAGTCCGGCACGCAGGGCGAGGCGCTCGATCTGGCGCTGCTCGTCGACGGCCTCGCCGCCGAACGCGAGCAGGGCATCACGATCGACGTCGCCTATCGCTTCTTCGCGACCGACAAGCGCAAGTTCATCGTCGCCGACACGCCGGGCCACGAGCAATATACGCGCAACATGGTAACGGGCGCCTCGACCGCGGACCTCGCCATCATCCTGGTCGATGCGCGCAAGGGCATACTGACCCAGACCCGGCGCCACTCCTACCTCGCCCACCTGCTCGGCATCCGCAGCCTCGTCCTGGCGGTGAACAAGATGGACCTGGTCGGCTACGACGAGGCCGTTTTCGACGCCATCGTCGAGGAGTATCGCACCTTCGCCCGCGAGGTGGGAATCGAGGACTTCCAGGCGATCCCGCTGTCCGGCCTCACCGGCGACAACGTCACGAGCGGTTCGGAAGCGATGGCCTGGTACGACGGCCCGACGCTGATCGCGCATCTCGAGACGGTGCCGGTCGCGGCGCGCGCTGCTGCCGCCGCGCCGTTCCGGATGGCGGTCCAATGGGTCAACCGCCCCAACCAGAATTTCCGCGGCTATGCCGGGCAGATCGCGAGCGGCCGCATCCGTCCGGGCGACGAGATTGCCGTGCTTCCGGCCGGCCGCCGCTCGCGCGTCGAGCGGATCGTCACGTTCGACGGCGACCTGCCCGAGGCGCGCGCCGGCCAGTCGGTGACCCTCACCTTCACCGACGAGGTCGATTGCTCGCGCGGCGACGTGATCGCGGCCGCCGGCGGCGCGCCTGAGACGGCCAGCCGCATCGAGGCGACTCTGGTCTGGATGGCGGACGAAGCGATGGTGCCGCACCGCTCTTACTGGCTGAAGATCGGCGCCCAGACCTTGTCGGCCAGCATCGGCGGCATCGGCCCGATCGTCGACGTCAACACGATGGAGCAAAGGCGCGGCCTCTCGCTCGGCCTCAACGACATCGGCGAGGTCACGATCGACCTCGACCGCAGCATTCCGGCGCTGCGCTACGCGGACGACCGGGTGCTCGGCGGCTTCATCCTGATCGACAAGGTGTCGCGCTCGACCGTCGCCGCCGGACTGGTCCAGGGCTTCCCCCAGGGCGCATCCAGGCCGGCCGGCGCATTGGAGGAGCCCGACGGTGCGATCGTCTGGATCACCGATTCCTCTCCCGCAGCGCGCGCGGCCGCCGCGCGGCGTTTCGCCGACCGCCTGAAGGCGCTCGGGCGGCCCGCCATCATCCTCGACGAGGAGGCGCTGAGCGGCCTTGGCGCCGCGAGCGCTGACGAGATGCTCCGCCACGGCCGCGAAGTCGCCAGGCTGATGAGCCGGGCCGGCGTGCATGCGTTGCTGACGCTCGACGCCACCCCCGAGCAGAGCCGTCCGGGCCGCCGCGTGGCGGCCGGCAGCGACGGCGACGAGGGAGACGACCAATGGGTGATCTGA
- the cysI gene encoding assimilatory sulfite reductase (NADPH) hemoprotein subunit has product MTNDTSIVDRSADISQPLENLGPDETLKYNSDYLRGSIDQGLLDKITGGVKFEDNKLMKFHGIYQQDDRDIRDERRRQKLEPAFTFMVRVRLPGGVCTPEQWLKMDELARAHGGDQLRLTTRQTFQFHWVVKEDLKATIQGLHEALLDTIAACGDDARTVMATANPQDSAIHAEVAALSKQLSDHVIPKTRAYHEIWYGEQRVATSENEEPLYGKTYLPRKFKIGFVIPPSNDIDVYTQDLGYIAIVGPDGLEGFNVTIGGGMGRTDNEPRTYARLGDVIGFIPKERLLAATDAIIGVQRDYGNRKERIRARFKYTVDDKGLDWIKGEIERRMGAAFEPARSYELSSNGDVYGWQATDNGRFNYTLFVENGRIIDRPGQPILGALRAIAEIHKGAFRLTPNQNVIVADVEPDDRAAIDALLAHHGLAGNGRTSALRVNSMACVAMPTCPLAMAEAERYQPELISKIEPILAANGLTDEPITIRMTGCPNGCARPYVAEIGFTGRAPGKYNLWLGGGFHGERLNRLYRENIGEPAILEILGEMLARYAGERTPGEHFGDFVMRAGYFAED; this is encoded by the coding sequence ATGACCAACGACACCAGCATCGTCGACCGCAGCGCCGACATTTCGCAACCGCTCGAAAACCTCGGGCCGGACGAGACGCTGAAATATAACAGCGACTATCTGCGCGGCTCGATCGACCAGGGACTGCTCGACAAGATCACCGGCGGCGTGAAGTTCGAAGACAACAAGCTGATGAAGTTCCACGGAATCTATCAGCAGGACGACCGCGACATCCGCGACGAGCGGCGGCGCCAGAAGCTGGAGCCGGCTTTCACCTTCATGGTGCGCGTGCGCTTGCCCGGCGGCGTCTGCACGCCCGAGCAGTGGCTGAAGATGGACGAACTCGCCCGCGCCCATGGCGGCGACCAGTTGCGCCTCACCACGCGCCAGACCTTCCAGTTCCACTGGGTGGTGAAGGAGGACCTGAAAGCGACGATCCAGGGCCTGCACGAGGCGCTGCTCGACACGATCGCGGCCTGCGGCGACGATGCCCGCACCGTGATGGCCACCGCCAATCCGCAGGACAGTGCGATCCATGCCGAGGTGGCCGCTTTGTCCAAGCAACTCAGCGACCATGTCATCCCCAAGACCCGCGCCTATCACGAAATCTGGTATGGCGAGCAAAGGGTCGCGACCTCGGAGAACGAGGAGCCGCTCTACGGCAAGACGTACCTGCCGCGTAAGTTCAAGATCGGCTTCGTGATCCCGCCGTCGAACGACATCGACGTCTACACCCAGGATCTGGGCTATATCGCGATCGTCGGCCCGGACGGGCTCGAAGGCTTCAACGTCACGATCGGGGGCGGCATGGGCCGCACCGACAACGAGCCGCGCACCTATGCCCGCCTCGGCGACGTGATCGGCTTCATCCCCAAGGAGCGGCTGCTCGCCGCGACCGACGCGATCATCGGCGTCCAGCGCGATTACGGCAACCGCAAGGAGCGCATCCGCGCCCGCTTCAAATATACGGTCGACGACAAGGGGCTGGACTGGATCAAGGGCGAGATCGAGCGGCGCATGGGGGCCGCTTTCGAGCCTGCACGTTCCTACGAGCTTTCATCGAACGGCGACGTGTACGGCTGGCAGGCGACCGACAATGGGCGGTTCAATTATACTTTGTTCGTCGAGAATGGCCGCATCATCGACCGGCCCGGACAGCCGATCCTCGGAGCGCTGCGCGCGATTGCCGAGATCCACAAGGGCGCGTTCCGGCTGACCCCGAACCAGAATGTGATCGTCGCCGATGTCGAGCCCGACGACCGCGCGGCGATCGACGCCCTGCTCGCCCATCATGGCCTCGCCGGGAATGGCCGCACCAGCGCGTTGCGGGTCAATTCGATGGCCTGCGTGGCGATGCCCACCTGCCCGCTCGCCATGGCCGAGGCCGAGCGCTACCAGCCCGAGCTCATTTCGAAGATCGAGCCGATCCTGGCCGCGAACGGGCTCACCGACGAGCCGATCACGATCCGCATGACCGGATGCCCGAACGGCTGCGCCCGGCCCTATGTCGCCGAGATCGGCTTCACCGGCCGCGCGCCGGGCAAGTACAATCTCTGGCTCGGCGGCGGCTTCCACGGCGAGCGGCTGAATCGGCTCTATCGCGAGAATATCGGCGAACCGGCGATCCTCGAAATCCTCGGCGAGATGCTGGCGCGCTATGCCGGCGAGCGGACGCCGGGCGAGCATTTCGGCGATTTCGTGATGCGCGCAGGCTATTTCGCCGAGGACTGA
- a CDS encoding homoserine kinase — MDRASASAPASIGNVGVGFDVLGQAFDAVRDHVTAIREDAPGARLGAVSGLVASLPDSPASNTALAAAAALLAASGATFGVRLDIDKGIPISAGMGGSAASAVAAAAAVNALLPVPYTLEELLPFAIEGERVSSDPPPWDNVMASLMGGLVLAARLDPPLIRRLPPPRGIVSILFHPSAKTETRAARQILSPEVPMALAVEHSRRIAAFAAGCALGDRALIRAGLDDVLVEPQRERLLPALPEVKKAALAAGALGCSFSGSGPSVFAWAAEEDAGKVEDAMAWAFAQCGLAARAYRAPVDSAGACLERVSEAA; from the coding sequence ATGGACAGGGCCTCGGCCAGCGCGCCGGCGAGCATCGGCAATGTCGGTGTCGGCTTCGACGTGCTCGGCCAGGCCTTCGACGCCGTCCGCGACCATGTGACGGCGATCCGCGAGGACGCGCCCGGCGCGCGCCTCGGCGCGGTCTCGGGCCTCGTCGCCAGTCTTCCCGACAGTCCCGCCAGCAACACCGCGCTGGCGGCGGCGGCGGCCCTGCTCGCGGCCTCCGGCGCCACGTTCGGCGTGCGGCTCGACATCGACAAGGGCATTCCGATCTCGGCCGGCATGGGCGGTTCGGCGGCTTCCGCGGTCGCCGCCGCCGCTGCGGTCAACGCCTTGCTGCCTGTCCCCTACACGCTCGAGGAACTGCTTCCGTTCGCGATCGAGGGCGAACGGGTCTCCTCCGACCCGCCGCCCTGGGACAATGTGATGGCGAGCCTGATGGGCGGCCTCGTGCTCGCCGCGCGGCTCGATCCGCCGCTGATCCGCCGGCTGCCGCCGCCGCGCGGCATCGTCTCGATCCTGTTCCATCCCTCCGCCAAGACCGAGACCCGCGCAGCGCGCCAGATCCTCAGCCCCGAAGTGCCGATGGCACTGGCGGTCGAGCACAGCCGCCGGATCGCGGCCTTCGCCGCCGGCTGCGCGCTCGGCGACCGCGCATTGATCCGGGCCGGGCTCGACGACGTCCTGGTCGAGCCGCAGCGCGAACGATTGCTGCCGGCCTTGCCGGAGGTGAAGAAAGCCGCGCTCGCGGCCGGCGCCCTGGGCTGCTCCTTCTCGGGTTCGGGGCCGTCGGTCTTCGCCTGGGCCGCGGAGGAGGATGCTGGGAAGGTGGAGGATGCGATGGCGTGGGCGTTCGCCCAATGCGGGCTGGCGGCGCGCGCCTATCGTGCGCCGGTCGATTCCGCCGGCGCCTGCCTCGAGCGCGTATCGGAAGCGGCATGA
- the thrC gene encoding threonine synthase, whose protein sequence is MKYVSTRGEAAPLGLSEAILRGAAADGGLYVPQAIPEVDLPGLSGSMPLAEFAAAMLAPFFAGDALAADLPAIAAKAFDFPVPLVTPDPSRPGLRALELFHGPTGAFKDFGARFLMGCFDRIGDAARPLTVLAATSGDTGGAVGCAAEGRAAVSAVILYPKGRVSAFQELQLTCWDDPVRALEVEGDFDDCQRLAKAAFADGALAQKHRLSSANSINIGRLLPQMAYLGHAALKLFEESGVKPGFLIPTGNLGHGFAAVYARALGLPIGPIVAVTNANRTLQRWHESGAYEPGPSVATIANAMDVGAPSNFERLVHLDAASRQLEVELVDDEAIRARIRAEYAATRYVWDPHSATAAEAFARLDPARAAERPWITAATAHPFKFADVVEPLIGAPIPAPPALQRIVGRTARKTTIPARLDALAEALRTPVLAE, encoded by the coding sequence ATGAAATATGTGAGCACGCGGGGCGAAGCGGCCCCGCTCGGCCTGAGCGAGGCGATCCTGCGCGGCGCCGCCGCCGATGGCGGCCTCTATGTTCCGCAAGCCATCCCCGAGGTCGATCTCCCTGGCCTCTCCGGTTCCATGCCGCTGGCGGAGTTCGCCGCGGCGATGCTGGCGCCCTTCTTCGCGGGCGATGCGCTGGCCGCGGACCTGCCGGCGATCGCGGCGAAAGCGTTCGACTTTCCCGTGCCGCTGGTGACGCCGGATCCGAGCCGTCCCGGCCTGCGCGCGCTCGAGCTGTTTCATGGCCCAACCGGAGCGTTCAAGGATTTCGGCGCGCGCTTCCTAATGGGCTGCTTCGACCGGATCGGCGACGCCGCGCGGCCGCTGACGGTGCTGGCCGCGACCTCCGGCGACACCGGCGGGGCCGTCGGCTGCGCAGCGGAGGGACGCGCCGCCGTGAGCGCCGTCATCCTCTATCCCAAGGGCCGGGTCTCCGCCTTCCAGGAGTTGCAGCTCACCTGCTGGGACGATCCGGTGCGCGCGCTGGAGGTCGAAGGCGATTTCGACGATTGCCAGCGCCTCGCCAAGGCGGCGTTCGCCGACGGCGCGCTCGCGCAGAAACACCGGCTGAGCTCGGCCAATTCGATCAATATCGGCCGACTGCTCCCGCAAATGGCCTATCTCGGCCATGCTGCGCTGAAACTGTTCGAGGAAAGCGGGGTGAAGCCCGGTTTCCTCATCCCGACCGGCAATCTCGGCCACGGCTTCGCCGCCGTCTACGCGCGCGCGCTGGGCCTGCCGATCGGCCCGATCGTCGCCGTGACCAACGCCAATCGCACGCTGCAGCGCTGGCACGAGAGCGGCGCCTACGAACCCGGGCCGTCGGTCGCGACCATCGCCAATGCGATGGATGTCGGCGCGCCGAGCAATTTCGAGCGGCTGGTCCACCTCGACGCGGCATCGCGCCAGTTGGAGGTCGAACTGGTCGACGACGAGGCCATCCGCGCCCGCATCCGCGCCGAATATGCCGCCACCCGCTATGTCTGGGACCCGCATTCGGCCACCGCTGCCGAGGCTTTTGCTCGGCTTGACCCGGCCCGCGCGGCGGAGCGCCCCTGGATCACCGCGGCCACCGCCCATCCGTTCAAGTTCGCCGATGTCGTCGAACCGCTGATCGGGGCGCCGATCCCCGCCCCGCCTGCCCTGCAACGCATCGTCGGCCGCACGGCGCGCAAGACGACGATCCCGGCCCGGCTCGACGCCCTCGCCGAAGCGCTGCGGACACCCGTATTGGCCGAGTGA
- a CDS encoding gamma carbonic anhydrase family protein, which produces MTLLTFGGKSPQVDPAAFVAPGAQLIGDVAIGPESSIWYNCVLRGDVNRIRIGARTNIQDGSVVHVDSPKPGAAQGHPTLIGDDVLIGHMAMVHGCVLHDRAFVGLGAIVMDGCEIEGGAMLAAGAMLTPGKRIPAGQLWAGRPAKYVRDLSDEEVAGHRAGVAHYVALARAHAAALKA; this is translated from the coding sequence ATGACCTTGCTGACCTTCGGCGGCAAGAGCCCACAGGTGGACCCGGCTGCCTTCGTCGCGCCCGGCGCCCAACTGATCGGCGACGTCGCGATCGGGCCGGAATCCAGCATCTGGTACAATTGCGTGCTGCGCGGCGACGTGAACCGCATCCGGATCGGCGCCCGCACCAACATCCAGGACGGCAGCGTCGTCCATGTCGATTCGCCCAAGCCCGGCGCGGCGCAGGGCCATCCGACTTTGATCGGCGACGACGTCCTGATCGGCCACATGGCGATGGTTCATGGCTGCGTATTGCACGACCGTGCCTTCGTTGGCCTCGGCGCGATCGTGATGGACGGGTGCGAGATCGAAGGCGGAGCGATGCTCGCCGCCGGGGCGATGCTGACGCCGGGCAAGCGCATCCCGGCCGGCCAGCTCTGGGCAGGGCGCCCGGCCAAATATGTCCGCGACTTGAGCGACGAGGAGGTGGCCGGGCACCGGGCCGGAGTCGCCCATTATGTCGCTCTAGCCAGGGCGCACGCCGCGGCCCTGAAAGCCTAG
- a CDS encoding homoserine dehydrogenase, which produces MKQQVSAPAERLCVLKFGSSVLGAESDYPAAALEIYRHVRDGEKVVAVVSALAGETDRLLDQAARVGGEAQDALVARVARVGELHSAALMALALGRIGVRACAPDPHEMGLVADGPPLDSNLVDLDAEAVLAKLAEHDVVVVPGFTAGHAEHGVVTLGRGGTDLSAVFFAARLDAHRVRLIKDVDGVYAEDPARNPYAERYAALGYEAAAEASAGLIQPKAIEAAQSEDVLIEIAAVGALEATTIADLPPRKALPLKGPKLRVALLGCGAVGAGVLACLQERPDLFEVNPVLVRDPSRHSEDARFTTALHEALGEDPDLVVELIGGADGAGEIMCEALRSGANVVTANKAAVAKHYDTLHACAAAGGGLLAYSAAVGGGVPILELLARLGSKVESIEGVMNGTANFLLGRLSEGWAFDDAVRKAQELGFAEADPAADVDGHDAADKLSLLVREAFGVSLAPARIAKQSLRDVSPELAQAALARGEVLKQVGRCRRLADGSIAAEVRIEALPRAHPLAGAVNEGNRFLVAEADGRVHALYGKGAGRWPTAASVFADVMDVQRAMLGRLADAGAASLRLSA; this is translated from the coding sequence ATGAAACAGCAAGTCTCCGCGCCGGCCGAACGGCTCTGCGTCCTCAAATTCGGAAGCTCGGTGCTCGGCGCCGAGAGCGACTATCCGGCAGCCGCGCTCGAAATCTACCGTCACGTCCGCGACGGCGAGAAGGTGGTGGCGGTCGTCTCCGCCTTGGCCGGCGAGACCGACCGCCTGCTCGACCAGGCCGCCCGGGTCGGCGGCGAGGCGCAGGACGCGCTGGTGGCGCGTGTGGCGCGGGTCGGCGAGCTTCATTCGGCCGCGTTGATGGCGCTGGCGCTGGGCCGGATCGGCGTTCGCGCCTGCGCCCCAGACCCGCATGAAATGGGCCTGGTCGCCGACGGTCCTCCGCTCGATTCGAACCTCGTCGACCTCGACGCCGAGGCGGTGCTGGCCAAGCTCGCCGAGCATGACGTGGTCGTCGTCCCCGGCTTCACCGCCGGTCATGCCGAGCATGGCGTAGTCACCTTGGGCCGCGGCGGCACCGATCTCAGCGCGGTCTTCTTCGCCGCCCGGCTCGACGCTCACCGCGTCCGCCTGATCAAGGATGTCGACGGCGTCTATGCGGAGGACCCGGCGCGCAACCCCTATGCCGAGCGCTATGCCGCATTGGGCTATGAAGCGGCGGCCGAAGCGAGCGCCGGCCTGATCCAGCCCAAAGCGATCGAGGCCGCGCAAAGCGAGGACGTGCTGATCGAGATCGCCGCCGTGGGCGCGCTGGAGGCGACCACCATCGCCGACCTGCCGCCGCGCAAGGCGCTCCCGCTGAAAGGCCCCAAGCTGCGCGTCGCTTTGCTCGGCTGCGGCGCGGTCGGTGCGGGCGTGCTCGCCTGCCTGCAGGAGCGGCCCGATCTGTTCGAGGTCAATCCCGTGCTCGTGCGGGATCCGTCCCGCCATAGCGAAGATGCCCGTTTCACGACCGCGCTTCATGAGGCGCTGGGCGAGGATCCGGATCTGGTGGTCGAACTGATCGGCGGCGCCGACGGGGCCGGCGAGATCATGTGCGAGGCGCTGCGCAGCGGCGCCAACGTGGTGACGGCCAACAAGGCCGCCGTCGCCAAACATTATGATACGCTCCACGCCTGCGCCGCGGCGGGCGGCGGGCTGCTCGCTTATTCGGCAGCGGTGGGCGGCGGCGTGCCCATCCTCGAATTGCTGGCGCGGCTCGGCTCCAAAGTCGAATCGATCGAGGGCGTGATGAACGGCACTGCCAATTTCCTGCTCGGCCGGCTCAGCGAAGGCTGGGCTTTCGACGACGCGGTGCGCAAGGCGCAGGAACTCGGCTTTGCCGAAGCCGACCCGGCCGCCGATGTCGACGGGCACGACGCCGCCGACAAATTGTCGCTGCTGGTGCGCGAAGCCTTCGGCGTCTCGCTGGCGCCGGCGCGGATCGCCAAGCAGTCCTTGCGCGACGTCTCTCCCGAACTGGCCCAGGCCGCGCTCGCCCGCGGCGAGGTACTGAAGCAGGTCGGCCGCTGCCGACGGTTGGCCGACGGCAGCATCGCCGCCGAGGTGCGGATCGAAGCGCTGCCGCGGGCGCATCCGCTGGCGGGCGCGGTCAACGAGGGCAACCGCTTTCTCGTCGCCGAGGCTGACGGACGCGTCCATGCGCTTTATGGTAAGGGCGCAGGCCGCTGGCCGACCGCGGCGTCGGTGTTCGCCGACGTGATGGACGTCCAGCGCGCCATGCTCGGCCGGCTCGCCGACGCGGGAGCGGCTTCGCTCCGGCTGAGCGCATGA
- a CDS encoding assimilatory sulfite reductase (NADPH) flavoprotein subunit — protein sequence MTAQTFSAEGALSIEQWQHLDALARSLTPAQARWISGYFSGLDAGLSRGDAIEAPAAPAPQGRTLTILYGTETGNSRDLGKALAAAATKRGLSPQLVDMADYKPRALKDEQDLLVIVSTYGEGDPPQPSVGFFEFLEGQRAPKLEGVRFSVLALGDSTYEKYCEAGKRVDRRLEELGATRISARVDCDIDYEEPALAWTGIVVEQLAADLAASAAPSLPAAAASPVSAPAYDKKKPFSATVVENVTIVGRHSSKETRHIEIDLAGSGLSYEPGDALGIAARNDPTVVAQLLDVAGLSGDAQVSMKGESLRLAEALEEKFEVSIASPRFLDQWAKLTGAAELEQLRGEEATAERLLFLRNHHVVDIVRKFPLGGVDADSFVAGLRPLQPRLYSIASSFKAVPDEAHLTVAPVRYSLHDETRAGVASSQLADRIAAGDTLPVYIQHNPHFALPSNGAPIVMIGAGTGVAPYRGFLQEREVTGEGGKSWLFFGERNFRSDFLYQTEWQQWLKEGVLTRMDAAFSRDRGQPKTYVQHRMIEQAKDLYAWLEDGAHIYVCGDEKSMARDVHETLIQIVAAQAGTDRDGAEDYVRRLAADQRYQRDVY from the coding sequence ATGACCGCACAGACATTCTCCGCCGAAGGCGCGCTCTCGATCGAGCAGTGGCAGCATCTCGACGCGCTGGCCCGGAGCCTGACGCCGGCGCAAGCGCGCTGGATCAGCGGCTATTTTTCGGGTCTCGACGCCGGGCTGAGCCGCGGCGACGCGATCGAGGCGCCCGCGGCACCGGCGCCGCAGGGGCGGACCCTCACCATCCTCTACGGCACCGAGACCGGCAACAGCCGCGACCTCGGCAAGGCGCTCGCGGCGGCGGCGACCAAGCGCGGCCTTTCGCCGCAGCTCGTCGACATGGCCGACTACAAGCCGCGCGCATTGAAGGACGAGCAGGACCTGCTCGTTATCGTCAGCACCTATGGCGAGGGCGACCCGCCGCAGCCTTCGGTCGGCTTCTTCGAGTTCCTCGAGGGCCAGCGTGCGCCCAAGCTGGAAGGCGTGCGCTTCTCGGTGCTCGCGCTCGGCGATTCCACCTACGAGAAATATTGCGAGGCCGGGAAGCGCGTCGACCGCCGGCTCGAGGAACTGGGCGCGACCCGCATCAGCGCGCGCGTCGATTGCGACATCGATTATGAGGAACCGGCGCTCGCCTGGACCGGCATCGTCGTCGAGCAGCTCGCTGCCGACCTTGCCGCTTCGGCCGCTCCGTCGCTCCCGGCCGCGGCGGCCTCGCCTGTCTCCGCGCCGGCCTATGACAAGAAGAAGCCGTTTTCGGCGACCGTGGTCGAGAACGTCACGATCGTCGGCCGCCACTCCAGCAAGGAAACCCGGCACATCGAGATCGACCTTGCCGGATCGGGCCTCAGCTACGAGCCCGGCGACGCGCTCGGCATCGCCGCGCGCAACGACCCTACGGTGGTGGCGCAGCTGCTCGACGTGGCCGGCCTCTCCGGGGACGCGCAGGTGAGCATGAAGGGCGAGAGCCTGAGGCTGGCCGAGGCGCTGGAGGAGAAGTTCGAGGTCAGCATCGCCAGCCCGCGCTTCCTCGACCAATGGGCCAAGCTGACCGGCGCGGCCGAGCTTGAGCAGCTTCGCGGCGAGGAGGCGACGGCCGAGCGGCTGCTCTTCCTGCGCAATCACCATGTCGTCGACATCGTCCGCAAGTTTCCGCTCGGCGGCGTCGATGCCGACAGCTTCGTGGCCGGGCTGCGACCGCTGCAGCCGCGGCTCTACTCGATCGCGTCCAGCTTCAAGGCCGTGCCCGACGAGGCGCACCTCACCGTCGCGCCGGTCCGCTACAGCCTCCACGACGAGACCCGCGCCGGTGTCGCGTCGAGCCAGCTCGCCGACCGGATCGCGGCCGGCGACACGCTTCCCGTCTACATCCAGCACAACCCGCATTTCGCCTTGCCGAGCAACGGCGCACCGATCGTGATGATCGGCGCCGGCACCGGCGTCGCGCCCTATCGCGGCTTCCTGCAGGAACGCGAGGTCACGGGCGAAGGCGGCAAGTCCTGGCTGTTCTTCGGCGAGCGCAATTTCCGCTCGGACTTCCTCTACCAGACCGAGTGGCAGCAATGGCTGAAGGAAGGCGTGCTGACGCGCATGGACGCCGCCTTCTCGCGCGACCGCGGCCAGCCCAAGACCTATGTCCAGCACCGCATGATCGAGCAGGCGAAGGACCTCTACGCCTGGCTGGAGGACGGCGCCCATATCTACGTCTGCGGCGACGAGAAGAGCATGGCGCGCGACGTCCACGAGACCTTGATCCAGATCGTCGCCGCGCAGGCCGGCACCGATCGCGACGGCGCCGAGGATTACGTCCGCCGGCTGGCCGCCGACCAGCGCTACCAGCGCGACGTCTACTGA